One part of the Vicinamibacterales bacterium genome encodes these proteins:
- the hemG gene encoding protoporphyrinogen oxidase: MRTDVVIVGAGIAGLSAAYELTRRGRGVRVLEASRRAGGLIHTEHTGGFTIEAGPDSILNAKPAALTLIRELGIASALQTVRPGARAFVLKGTVLHALPQPSLLGIPLTAEALARYDLLSPAGRERIAIEPTIPPRRGDDDEAVGAFFRRRFGDEAVDLIAQPLLGGIHAGDIEQLSMRSLFPSLVAREREHGRVTIPAAPRGGDAGFSSLRGGMSTLVDALVRSLPPGTIEFNASVRSLADIDAGCTILALPAHAAAPLIAPLDADAAALAATVPYVSTASVALAWPRASVPHPLDGTGFVVSRRYSAVRITACTWVSSKWEDRAPDGTALLRAFVGGAHDPAVAELPDDDLIAIVRRDLRDVMGITAAPSLARAYRWPRAGAQHVVGHLDRVAEIERRLAPHRVFVAGSGFRAVGIPDCVADGRRVAAAVTDALTERRRL; the protein is encoded by the coding sequence TTGCGGACGGACGTGGTGATCGTCGGGGCGGGCATCGCCGGTCTTTCGGCGGCCTACGAGCTCACGCGGCGCGGACGCGGCGTGCGCGTCCTCGAGGCGTCGCGCCGCGCCGGCGGCCTGATTCACACCGAGCACACCGGCGGGTTCACGATCGAGGCCGGTCCGGATTCGATCCTGAATGCGAAGCCCGCCGCGCTCACGCTGATCCGCGAGCTCGGAATTGCCTCGGCGCTGCAGACGGTGCGGCCGGGGGCGCGCGCGTTCGTGCTCAAGGGGACGGTGCTGCATGCGCTGCCGCAGCCGTCGCTGCTCGGCATTCCGCTCACCGCCGAGGCGCTCGCCCGCTACGACCTGCTGTCCCCTGCCGGGCGCGAACGGATCGCCATCGAGCCGACAATCCCGCCGCGCCGCGGCGATGACGACGAGGCGGTTGGCGCGTTCTTCCGGCGCCGCTTCGGCGACGAGGCGGTCGATCTGATCGCGCAGCCGCTGCTCGGCGGCATTCACGCGGGCGATATCGAACAGCTCTCGATGCGGTCGCTGTTTCCGTCGCTGGTCGCACGCGAGCGCGAGCACGGACGTGTGACGATCCCGGCCGCGCCGCGCGGCGGCGACGCCGGATTCTCCTCGCTTCGCGGCGGCATGTCGACGCTCGTGGACGCGCTCGTACGCTCGCTGCCGCCGGGCACCATCGAATTCAACGCCTCCGTCCGCTCGCTTGCCGACATCGACGCCGGATGCACCATCCTGGCGCTGCCGGCGCACGCGGCGGCGCCGCTGATCGCGCCGCTGGACGCGGACGCCGCGGCGCTCGCCGCGACGGTGCCGTACGTCTCGACCGCATCGGTGGCGCTGGCGTGGCCGCGCGCCAGCGTGCCGCATCCGCTCGACGGCACCGGCTTCGTCGTCTCGCGCCGCTACTCCGCCGTCCGCATCACGGCGTGCACGTGGGTGTCGTCGAAGTGGGAAGACCGCGCCCCTGACGGCACCGCGCTGCTGCGCGCGTTCGTCGGCGGCGCCCACGACCCGGCGGTCGCAGAGCTTCCCGACGACGACCTGATCGCGATCGTGCGCCGCGATCTGCGCGACGTCATGGGCATCACCGCCGCGCCGTCGCTCGCCCGCGCCTATCGCTGGCCTCGCGCCGGCGCCCAGCACGTTGTCGGCCACCTGGATCGCGTGGCGGAGATCGAGCGCCGCCTCGCGCCGCACCGTGTCTTCGTCGCCGGCAGCGGCTTCCGCGCCGTCGGCATCCCGGATTGCGTGGCTGATGGACGGCGGGTCGCGGCGGCGGTCACGGACGCACTCACGGAGAGGCGCAGGCTGTAG
- a CDS encoding ABC transporter permease: MRRRLAAGAPWRRRVAGLIRKEFAQIGRDRPLVIILLWAFTAAIYSAGRGGATEAMNVATAVYDLSQGSASREFVSHLQPPYFKIVAHLQRESEITTWLDRGKAAIVVIIPPDFQRRVDGTRQAQIQVLSDGALAMPATVAGAYIAAISATYSVTVLERRAGISGALVRGPALDERLRVTFNPNMLSSWFSALLELLNMCTMVSLLLTAANLVREKERGTIERLLVSPAKPCEIFLAKIIPTVVVVLALCALSFLLVLVPVFGLPIRGSLLLFFSVTALYVFAMTSMGIAIALVARNMAQGVLIMILILQPMIFLSGAWNPPEAMSPWLRGISLVSPLRYFLDFGFGVILKGNGASVLARDIAGIAILGSVLFGFSLLWFERSLKVRTRA; the protein is encoded by the coding sequence GTGCGGCGCAGGCTGGCGGCGGGTGCACCGTGGCGCAGGAGAGTGGCGGGCCTGATCCGCAAGGAGTTCGCCCAGATCGGACGCGATCGGCCGCTCGTGATCATCCTGCTGTGGGCGTTCACCGCGGCGATCTATTCAGCCGGGCGGGGCGGGGCCACCGAAGCGATGAATGTCGCGACGGCGGTGTACGATCTGAGCCAGGGCTCCGCGAGCCGCGAATTCGTCAGTCACCTGCAGCCGCCGTATTTCAAGATCGTCGCCCACCTCCAGCGGGAGTCCGAGATCACGACGTGGCTCGATCGCGGCAAGGCGGCGATCGTCGTCATCATCCCGCCGGACTTTCAGCGCAGGGTCGACGGAACCCGGCAGGCCCAGATCCAGGTGCTGTCCGACGGCGCACTGGCGATGCCGGCGACGGTCGCCGGCGCTTACATCGCAGCCATTTCGGCGACCTACTCGGTGACGGTGCTCGAGCGCCGGGCCGGCATCTCGGGCGCTCTCGTCCGGGGACCGGCGCTCGACGAGCGATTACGGGTCACGTTCAATCCCAACATGCTGAGCTCGTGGTTCTCGGCGCTTCTCGAGCTGCTCAACATGTGCACCATGGTGTCGCTGCTGCTGACGGCGGCAAACCTCGTGCGCGAGAAGGAGCGCGGGACGATCGAGCGGCTGCTGGTCAGTCCGGCCAAGCCCTGCGAGATCTTTCTCGCCAAGATCATTCCCACCGTCGTCGTGGTCCTCGCCCTGTGCGCGCTGAGCTTCCTGCTCGTGCTCGTGCCGGTATTCGGGCTGCCGATTCGCGGCAGCCTGCTGCTCTTCTTCAGCGTCACCGCGCTCTACGTCTTCGCCATGACGAGCATGGGCATCGCCATCGCGCTGGTGGCGCGCAACATGGCGCAGGGCGTTCTCATCATGATCCTGATCCTGCAGCCCATGATCTTCCTGTCGGGCGCCTGGAATCCGCCCGAGGCGATGAGCCCGTGGCTGCGCGGGATCAGCCTCGTCTCGCCGCTCCGCTACTTCCTCGACTTCGGGTTCGGCGTCATCCTGAAAGGCAACGGCGCGTCCGTGCTGGCCCGGGACATCGCCGGCATCGCCATCCTCGGCAGCGTCTTGTTCGGGTTCTCGCTGCTGTGGTTCGAGAGAAGTCTCAAAGTCCGCACCCGCGCCTGA
- a CDS encoding carboxypeptidase regulatory-like domain-containing protein, whose amino-acid sequence MKLRTKAVWSLAVAFCWALLCAAPLAAQTVTTGNIAGTVTDAQGGVLPGATVVAVHTDTGTTYEAVTGTDGRYNILNVRVGSYTITVNMQGFREQKQERLAVELGAERTADFKLQLATVSETVDVIATSPLIDLSRAGTADNIPNEVKENLPTISRSLTDIVRISPMFNTFGGGSGADQGSVVSVAGNSYRYNSLQIDGAVNNDLFGLASSAGVPGGTAETQPVSLDAIQEIQLVVSPYDVRQGGFSGGGINAITKSGTNSVRGTAFYFGRNEDWVGKGLTNTRISTFKHNQFGGSIGGPVVRNRAFFFGTLDYERKERPTGFAVGGAVQQFRDPVLFERVITALKSRYGYDPGADPGSEFVRATDNNKYFFRGDFNVAKGHQLVVRHNYIDAFNDIGTPSTTFFKTPDNYYRYASNTNSTVAQLNSQVGKGVNELRFTYTRVRDHRENPIGNPPFPQVTIQGTGGTISVQAGTEQFSARNAIDQDIIELNEAFTWISGRHTWTFGSHNEFLDLANLFIRDNFGSYTFTSIENFEAGLAQGFNHSFSATSDPQQRAAFKVRQWGFYAGDQWRLSPSVTLTYGVRADAPTFPEKPTANPVAVATFGYATDVVPSHLQWSPRVGINYDLSGNGTSQLRGGMGLFSGRPAYVWISNQFGNTGIDFTRIGANTNANNRIPFVSDPLNQPKTVTGATAGSFTNEIDVIDPDFKYPSVLRGNVGYDHQLWGGFYGTADFVWSKTVKDIKYRNLNYAPNGATGIGGRPMFSRQVTSLSDVILLENTTKGRTWNVSYEARRPFTNGLFIQGAYSYGQAKSIMDGTSDQAASNWGFVYVPGDPNNAPLSRSNFDPGHRVTATASYDFPFLRTVKPGVSVFYAGQSGRPYTMVYSSSDVNGDGRNANDLVYLPTASDPLNYTGGTYNDLLNFLTGGDGCLAEYVGQIIPRNACRAPWTNTLDAKFKVELPYRRFRTEVTLDLLNLINVFDRTKGLIRYQSNNNLVQPSTSPASPTPTNPVTAYNITTLVSPTFNRFLRDDLRSRWQMQLGARVRF is encoded by the coding sequence ATGAAATTGCGTACGAAGGCTGTCTGGAGCCTTGCGGTCGCGTTCTGCTGGGCGCTGCTCTGCGCGGCCCCGCTCGCGGCCCAGACCGTGACGACGGGCAACATCGCCGGCACGGTGACAGACGCGCAGGGAGGCGTGCTTCCTGGCGCCACCGTGGTGGCGGTTCACACCGATACCGGCACGACCTATGAAGCGGTCACGGGCACCGACGGCCGTTACAACATCCTGAACGTGAGGGTGGGCTCCTACACCATCACCGTCAACATGCAGGGCTTCCGCGAGCAGAAGCAGGAACGGCTCGCGGTGGAGCTCGGCGCCGAGCGCACGGCCGACTTCAAGCTGCAGCTCGCGACCGTGAGCGAGACCGTCGACGTCATCGCCACGTCGCCGCTGATCGACCTTTCGCGCGCCGGCACCGCCGACAACATCCCGAACGAGGTGAAGGAGAACCTGCCGACGATTTCGCGCAGCCTCACCGATATCGTGCGGATCAGCCCGATGTTCAATACCTTCGGCGGCGGATCGGGCGCGGACCAGGGCTCGGTCGTGTCGGTCGCCGGCAACAGCTATCGCTACAACAGCCTGCAGATCGACGGCGCGGTGAACAACGACCTGTTCGGGCTCGCCAGCTCCGCCGGCGTCCCCGGCGGCACGGCGGAAACGCAGCCGGTGAGTCTCGACGCCATCCAGGAAATCCAGCTCGTCGTCTCGCCGTACGACGTCCGCCAGGGGGGCTTCTCCGGCGGCGGCATCAACGCGATCACGAAGAGCGGCACCAACAGCGTGCGCGGCACCGCGTTCTATTTCGGCCGCAACGAGGACTGGGTCGGCAAGGGGCTGACCAACACCAGGATCTCGACCTTCAAGCACAACCAGTTCGGCGGCAGCATCGGCGGGCCGGTGGTGCGGAACAGGGCGTTCTTCTTCGGCACGCTCGACTACGAGCGCAAGGAGCGGCCGACCGGCTTCGCGGTCGGCGGGGCGGTCCAGCAGTTCCGCGATCCGGTGCTGTTCGAGCGCGTCATCACCGCGCTGAAGTCCCGGTATGGCTACGATCCGGGCGCGGATCCCGGCAGCGAGTTCGTCCGCGCCACCGACAACAACAAGTACTTCTTCCGCGGCGATTTCAACGTCGCCAAGGGCCACCAGCTGGTGGTGCGCCACAACTACATCGACGCGTTCAACGACATCGGCACGCCGTCGACCACGTTCTTCAAGACGCCGGACAATTACTACCGGTACGCGAGCAACACCAACTCCACCGTCGCGCAGCTGAACTCGCAGGTGGGGAAGGGGGTCAACGAGCTCCGCTTCACCTACACGCGGGTGCGCGATCACCGCGAGAACCCGATCGGCAACCCGCCGTTCCCGCAGGTCACCATCCAGGGCACCGGCGGCACCATCTCGGTGCAGGCCGGGACCGAGCAGTTCTCGGCGCGCAACGCCATCGATCAGGACATCATCGAGCTGAACGAGGCGTTCACCTGGATCAGCGGCCGCCACACGTGGACCTTCGGCAGCCACAACGAGTTCCTCGACCTGGCGAACCTGTTCATCCGCGACAATTTCGGCAGCTACACGTTCACCAGCATCGAGAACTTCGAGGCCGGGCTCGCGCAGGGCTTCAACCACAGCTTCTCGGCGACGAGCGACCCGCAGCAGCGCGCCGCCTTCAAGGTGCGGCAGTGGGGCTTCTACGCCGGCGATCAGTGGCGCCTCAGCCCCAGCGTGACGCTCACCTACGGCGTGCGTGCGGATGCGCCGACGTTCCCGGAGAAGCCGACCGCCAACCCCGTCGCGGTCGCGACCTTCGGCTACGCCACCGACGTCGTCCCGAGCCATCTGCAGTGGTCGCCGCGCGTGGGGATCAACTATGACCTGAGCGGCAACGGCACCAGCCAGCTCCGCGGCGGCATGGGCCTCTTCTCGGGCCGCCCCGCCTACGTGTGGATCTCGAACCAGTTCGGCAACACCGGCATCGACTTCACCCGGATCGGCGCGAACACCAACGCCAACAACCGCATCCCGTTCGTGAGCGACCCGCTCAATCAGCCGAAGACGGTCACCGGCGCGACCGCGGGGTCGTTCACCAACGAGATCGACGTCATCGATCCGGACTTCAAGTACCCATCGGTGCTGCGCGGCAACGTGGGGTACGACCATCAGCTGTGGGGCGGGTTCTACGGCACGGCCGACTTCGTGTGGTCGAAGACCGTCAAGGACATCAAGTACCGGAACCTGAACTACGCGCCGAACGGCGCGACCGGCATCGGCGGCCGGCCGATGTTCTCGCGGCAGGTGACGTCGCTGAGCGACGTGATCCTGCTCGAGAACACGACCAAGGGGCGCACGTGGAACGTGTCGTACGAGGCGCGCCGTCCGTTCACCAACGGCCTCTTCATCCAGGGCGCGTATTCCTACGGCCAGGCGAAGAGCATCATGGACGGCACGTCCGACCAGGCGGCGTCGAACTGGGGCTTCGTCTACGTGCCGGGCGACCCGAACAACGCGCCGCTGTCGCGGTCGAACTTCGATCCGGGCCACCGCGTCACCGCGACGGCCAGCTACGACTTCCCGTTCCTGCGGACGGTGAAGCCGGGCGTCTCGGTGTTCTATGCCGGGCAGTCGGGCCGCCCGTACACGATGGTCTACAGCAGCAGCGACGTGAACGGCGACGGCCGCAACGCCAACGATCTGGTGTATCTGCCGACCGCGTCGGATCCGCTGAACTACACCGGCGGGACCTATAACGACCTGCTGAACTTCCTCACCGGCGGCGACGGCTGTCTCGCCGAGTACGTCGGCCAGATCATTCCGCGCAACGCGTGCCGCGCGCCGTGGACCAACACGCTCGACGCGAAGTTCAAGGTCGAACTGCCGTATCGCCGCTTCCGCACGGAAGTCACGCTCGACCTGCTGAACCTGATCAACGTGTTCGACCGCACCAAGGGGCTGATTCGCTACCAGTCGAACAACAACCTGGTGCAGCCGTCCACGAGCCCGGCGAGCCCGACGCCGACCAACCCGGTCACGGCCTACAACATCACGACGCTGGTGTCGCCGACGTTCAACCGCTTCCTGCGCGACGACCTCCGCTCGCGCTGGCAGATGCAGCTCGGCGCCAGGGTGCGCTTCTAG
- a CDS encoding response regulator, with amino-acid sequence MIAAAESLPAESATKTILIVDDDRSVADTFARMLKLEGFEVATAINAESGLELADNVRPSAIILDMRMPITNGLQFLRTVRSKPHLLETPVAIVTGDYFLPDPVQQELKSLGASIRFKPLWLEDLIALAKTLVA; translated from the coding sequence GTGATTGCCGCGGCCGAGAGCCTGCCCGCCGAGTCCGCCACGAAAACCATCCTGATCGTGGACGACGACCGATCCGTAGCCGACACGTTCGCCCGGATGCTCAAGCTCGAGGGGTTCGAAGTCGCGACCGCGATCAACGCGGAGTCGGGTCTCGAGCTTGCCGACAACGTCCGGCCGAGCGCGATTATCCTCGATATGCGCATGCCGATAACCAACGGCTTGCAGTTTTTGCGCACGGTCCGCTCGAAGCCTCACCTCCTCGAAACCCCCGTCGCCATCGTCACCGGCGATTACTTCCTGCCGGATCCGGTTCAGCAGGAGCTGAAATCCCTCGGCGCTTCGATCCGCTTCAAGCCCTTGTGGCTCGAAGACTTGATCGCTCTCGCGAAGACGCTCGTCGCCTAG
- a CDS encoding VWA domain-containing protein, with translation MRKYLVAAALLGAAASLSAQDPQKPEGILAPVQQSRDVIRRSVDLVTTDVIVRDEKGQFVANLAKGDFEVFEDGVKQDVVTFVLTHGGRVINDIGAPPPPVQEGILLPPPRPTNDASGRIFLIFVDDLHMDFRNTGRIRELFKKIRRELIHDGDMFGIVSTGPSSISVDMTYDVKRLDEAINKIAGSGLKPQEIIETPEGAQGPPEVRYRAHVAFSTAYELLNNLSQVHNRRKAFIYVSNGYDFDPFSKSRAKEANERYSSMMGRGNSDDSDSSNNSSNEVNPFSKQGNQFAAADLAAELSELTRQANRSNVTIYTIDPRGLVGGPDLDETKLDVMDWQDHVRETQSSLRVIADLTGGYAVVNSNDFDTALKRIDAETSDYYVLGYYSSNPDPLKKRRAIEIKVAKAGRYDLKYKTSYTLRPPPAVKSAASK, from the coding sequence ATGCGGAAGTACCTCGTGGCGGCAGCTCTCCTGGGCGCGGCCGCCAGCCTCTCGGCGCAGGATCCACAGAAGCCGGAAGGCATCCTGGCTCCGGTCCAGCAGTCTCGCGACGTGATCCGCCGCAGCGTGGATCTCGTGACGACCGACGTGATCGTCCGGGACGAGAAAGGGCAGTTCGTCGCCAATCTCGCGAAGGGGGACTTCGAAGTCTTCGAGGACGGCGTCAAGCAGGATGTCGTGACGTTCGTGCTGACGCACGGCGGGCGCGTGATCAACGACATCGGCGCGCCGCCGCCTCCAGTGCAGGAAGGCATCCTGCTCCCGCCGCCGCGTCCGACCAACGACGCCTCGGGCCGCATCTTCCTGATCTTCGTGGACGACCTCCACATGGATTTCCGGAACACCGGCCGCATCCGCGAGCTGTTCAAGAAGATCCGCCGCGAGCTGATTCACGACGGCGACATGTTCGGCATCGTCTCGACCGGGCCGTCCTCGATCTCGGTCGACATGACCTACGACGTGAAGCGGCTCGACGAGGCGATCAACAAGATCGCCGGCAGCGGTCTCAAGCCGCAGGAGATCATCGAGACGCCCGAGGGCGCGCAGGGGCCGCCCGAAGTGCGGTACCGCGCGCACGTGGCGTTCTCGACCGCCTACGAGCTGCTCAACAACCTGTCGCAGGTGCACAACCGGCGCAAGGCGTTCATCTACGTCAGCAACGGCTACGATTTCGACCCGTTCTCGAAGTCCCGCGCCAAGGAAGCGAACGAGCGCTACTCCTCGATGATGGGGCGCGGCAACTCCGACGACAGCGACAGCAGCAACAACTCGAGCAACGAGGTCAACCCGTTCTCGAAACAGGGGAACCAGTTCGCGGCGGCGGATCTCGCGGCGGAGCTGTCGGAGCTGACGCGTCAGGCCAACCGCTCCAACGTGACGATCTACACCATCGACCCGCGCGGGCTGGTCGGCGGACCGGATCTCGACGAGACGAAGCTCGACGTCATGGACTGGCAGGATCACGTGCGTGAGACGCAGAGCAGCCTGCGGGTCATCGCCGACCTGACCGGCGGCTACGCGGTCGTCAACTCGAACGATTTCGACACGGCGCTCAAGCGCATCGACGCCGAGACGAGCGACTACTACGTGCTCGGCTACTACTCGAGCAATCCCGATCCGCTGAAGAAGCGCCGGGCGATCGAGATCAAGGTCGCCAAAGCGGGCCGCTACGACCTCAAGTACAAGACGTCGTACACCCTGCGCCCGCCGCCCGCGGTGAAGTCCGCCGCCTCCAAGTAA
- the hemE gene encoding uroporphyrinogen decarboxylase — protein MTDRFLRACRRQPVDATPVWFMRQAGRYMADYRALRQRYSLLEICAHPELAVAVTLQPVDVIDVDAAILFSDLLLPFTPMGLTFDFVKGEGPSVEHPIRSAADVERVRVVDLREGLGHVLETITLLRRELEHKVPLIGFGGAPFTMAAYAIEGGPSTSYATTKAFMYAQPAAWHTLCDRFATVMADYLVAQVRAGAQAIQVFDSWVGQLSRSDYREYALPHTRRIFDELAGTGVPTIHFGVNTGAILGEMRAAGGDVIGVDWRLPLDEAWTLVGRDRGIQGNLDPIRLLGPEHGLFAAADEVLLRAAGRPGHIFNLGHGILPDTPLERVQALARHVHSHRL, from the coding sequence GTGACCGATCGGTTCCTGCGGGCCTGCCGCCGCCAGCCCGTCGACGCCACGCCCGTCTGGTTCATGCGTCAGGCGGGCCGCTACATGGCCGACTACCGCGCGCTGCGTCAGCGGTATTCCCTGCTGGAAATCTGTGCGCACCCCGAGCTGGCCGTGGCGGTGACGCTGCAGCCGGTCGACGTGATCGACGTCGACGCCGCGATCCTGTTCTCGGATCTGCTGCTGCCCTTCACGCCGATGGGGCTGACGTTCGATTTCGTGAAGGGGGAAGGGCCTTCGGTTGAACACCCGATTCGCAGCGCCGCCGACGTCGAGCGCGTGCGCGTCGTCGATCTGCGCGAGGGGCTCGGGCATGTGCTCGAAACGATCACCCTCCTGCGCCGCGAGCTGGAGCACAAGGTGCCGTTGATCGGCTTCGGCGGCGCGCCGTTCACCATGGCGGCCTACGCGATCGAAGGCGGCCCGTCGACCAGTTACGCCACGACGAAGGCGTTCATGTACGCGCAGCCGGCGGCGTGGCACACGCTCTGCGACCGCTTCGCCACCGTCATGGCGGACTACCTGGTCGCGCAGGTCAGAGCCGGCGCCCAGGCGATCCAGGTGTTCGACTCGTGGGTCGGACAACTGTCGCGATCCGATTACCGGGAGTACGCGCTGCCGCACACGCGGCGGATTTTCGACGAGCTCGCCGGCACGGGCGTGCCGACGATCCACTTCGGCGTCAACACCGGCGCGATTCTCGGGGAAATGAGAGCCGCCGGCGGCGACGTCATCGGCGTGGACTGGCGCCTGCCGCTCGACGAGGCGTGGACGCTCGTCGGCCGCGATCGCGGCATTCAAGGCAACCTGGATCCGATCCGCCTGCTCGGTCCCGAGCACGGCCTGTTCGCGGCCGCCGACGAAGTGCTGCTCCGCGCCGCCGGCCGTCCCGGCCACATCTTCAACCTGGGGCACGGCATCCTGCCCGACACGCCGCTCGAACGGGTGCAGGCGCTCGCGCGGCACGTGCACAGCCACCGGCTGTAA
- a CDS encoding O-methyltransferase: MKLACSIVTVAVLLCGSALAQAPDVNRILADIRAKDKGQLAVSEEDGRFLRLMIASTNRKRVLEIGGASGYSAIWMAQGLRATGGRLVTIEYDPVRARELADNVKRAGFSDIVQVVAGDAFAEIPKLQGTFDFVFLDAWKRDYKKFFDTVYPRLDKGGIFTAHNVVNKRSEMGDFLDAIQRNPSLWTTIVAPSGEGISLSLKR; this comes from the coding sequence ATGAAACTCGCGTGCTCGATCGTCACCGTCGCGGTGCTGCTGTGCGGCTCGGCCCTGGCGCAGGCGCCGGACGTCAACAGGATCCTCGCGGACATCCGCGCGAAGGACAAGGGACAGCTCGCCGTGTCGGAAGAGGACGGACGGTTCCTGCGGCTGATGATCGCGTCGACGAACCGCAAGCGCGTGCTGGAGATCGGCGGCGCCAGCGGCTACAGCGCGATCTGGATGGCGCAGGGGCTGCGCGCCACCGGCGGGCGGCTGGTGACAATCGAGTACGATCCGGTGCGCGCCCGGGAGCTCGCCGACAACGTCAAGCGCGCCGGCTTCAGCGACATCGTCCAGGTGGTCGCGGGCGACGCGTTCGCGGAGATCCCCAAGCTGCAGGGCACGTTCGATTTCGTCTTCCTCGACGCCTGGAAGCGCGACTACAAGAAGTTCTTCGACACGGTCTATCCGCGGCTGGACAAGGGAGGGATCTTCACCGCGCACAACGTGGTGAACAAGCGCAGCGAGATGGGCGACTTCCTGGATGCCATCCAGCGGAACCCGTCGCTCTGGACGACGATCGTGGCGCCGTCAGGCGAAGGGATTTCGCTGTCGTTGAAGCGCTAG
- a CDS encoding ABC transporter permease, with translation MPSRLLAVVRKESREVLRDPIYLVLAIVVPLAVTTLLALGFVLDVKHLPLALYDEDRSPLSRDYMYAFTNSEYFRLVTMASSPAEIDRLIESAEVRAAVLIPPDFSRRLDAGEAVSVQVLVDGTFPIRALVASGYVAAIDAQFTAALRARYLARQGRVRTNLVPVSVEGRVWYNPSLETKHSLVPGLMVISLMFYPALLAALVLAREKERGTVFNLYCSPVSRWEVIVGKAVPYIALAFVVYVLLFALNLYVFGVRFVGSPFVLTAAALLYITASVGLGLLVSVFCSTQVAAMLVTFIALMTPSILFSGLLTPVSSMAPTAQFISRLIPASYFIAMVRGVFLKGLGFRHFASDLVTLAVFAAVVYGIAILGFRKRAG, from the coding sequence GTGCCTAGCCGGCTCCTCGCCGTCGTCCGCAAGGAATCACGCGAGGTGCTGCGCGATCCGATCTACCTCGTGCTGGCGATCGTGGTGCCGCTCGCCGTCACGACGCTGCTCGCGCTCGGCTTCGTGCTCGACGTCAAGCATCTTCCGCTCGCGCTCTACGACGAGGATCGTTCCCCCCTCAGCCGCGACTACATGTACGCGTTCACGAATTCGGAGTACTTCCGGCTGGTCACGATGGCCAGCAGCCCCGCCGAGATCGATCGCCTGATCGAGTCCGCGGAGGTGCGTGCCGCCGTGCTGATACCGCCGGACTTCTCGCGCCGCCTGGACGCGGGAGAGGCGGTGAGCGTGCAGGTGCTGGTGGACGGCACGTTCCCGATACGCGCCCTCGTCGCCAGCGGGTACGTCGCCGCCATCGACGCGCAGTTCACCGCCGCGCTTCGCGCTCGCTATCTGGCCCGGCAGGGCCGGGTGCGCACCAACCTCGTGCCGGTGTCCGTCGAGGGGCGGGTCTGGTACAACCCCTCGCTCGAGACGAAGCACTCGCTCGTGCCGGGGCTGATGGTCATCAGTCTGATGTTCTACCCGGCACTGCTCGCGGCGCTGGTTCTCGCTCGCGAAAAGGAACGCGGCACGGTGTTCAACCTGTACTGCTCGCCGGTGTCGCGATGGGAAGTCATCGTCGGCAAAGCGGTGCCGTACATCGCGCTCGCTTTCGTCGTGTACGTTCTGCTGTTCGCGCTGAACCTGTACGTGTTCGGCGTCAGGTTCGTCGGCAGCCCCTTCGTGCTCACCGCCGCCGCTCTCCTGTACATCACCGCCAGCGTGGGACTCGGCCTCCTCGTCTCGGTCTTCTGCTCGACCCAGGTCGCGGCGATGCTCGTCACCTTCATCGCGCTGATGACCCCCTCGATTCTCTTCTCGGGCCTGCTGACGCCGGTCTCGAGCATGGCGCCGACGGCGCAGTTCATCAGCCGCCTGATTCCCGCCTCCTATTTCATCGCGATGGTGCGCGGCGTCTTCCTCAAGGGGCTCGGGTTCCGCCATTTCGCCAGCGACCTGGTGACGCTCGCCGTGTTCGCCGCCGTCGTCTACGGCATCGCGATCCTCGGCTTCAGAAAGCGAGCGGGCTGA